One Microcaecilia unicolor chromosome 8, aMicUni1.1, whole genome shotgun sequence DNA window includes the following coding sequences:
- the MC3R gene encoding melanocortin receptor 3 — translation MNSTHCTFAFQTKLLNETAGFNETILYSNRSSVGFCEQVFIKTEVFLSLAIISLLENILVILAVLKNKNLHSPMYFFLCSLAAADMLVSVSNALETIMIAVLTNGYLLINDQQLQSMDNVFDSMICISLVASICNLLVIAIDRYITIFYALRYHSIMTVRKALILIVIIWLACIICGIVFIVYSESTTVIVCLITMFFTMLLLMATLYVHMFMFARLHVKRIAALPVDGVPRQRTCMKGAVTITILLGVFVVCWAPFFLHLILIISCPSNAYCICYTSYFNTYLVLMMCNSVIDPIIYAFRSLEMRKTFKEIICCYGMSFIK, via the coding sequence ATGAATTCCACACACTGCACGTTTGCTTTCCAGACCAAACTCCTCAACGAAACGGCAGGCTTCAACGAAACGATTCTCTACAGTAACAGGAGCAGCGTGGGATTCTGCGAGCAAGTCTTTATCAAAACAGAGGTCTTTTTAAGTTTGGCCATCATCAGCCTGCTGGAAAATATTCTGGTCATCCTCGCAGTGCTAAAGAACAAAAACCTGCATTCTCCCATGTATTTTTTCCTTTGCAGTTTGGCAGCGGCTGACATGCTGGTGAGTGTGTCAAATGCTCTGGAGACCATCATGATTGCTGTCTTGACAAATGGCTACTTGCTCATTAATGATCAGCAGCTCCAGTCCATGGATAATGTGTTTGACTCAATGATTTGTATTTCTTTGGTAGCCTCAATCTGCAATCTGTTGGTCATTGCTATTGACAGGTACATCACCATTTTCTATGCTCTGCGCTACCACAGTATCATGACAGTAAGGAAAGCTTTGATCCTGATCGTGATCATCTGGCTGGCTTGCATCATTTGTGGAATAGTCTTCATCGTCTACTCGGAGAGCACGACTGTCATTGTCTGTCTCATCACCATGTTCTTCACCATGCTTCTGCTCATGGCCACGCTTTATGTGCACATGTTCATGTTTGCCCGCCTGCATGTTAAACGGATTGCCGCCCTTCCCGTGGACGGGGTCCCCCGTCAGAGGACCTGCATGAAGGGAGCGGTGACAATCACGATACTGCTGGGGGTCTTCGTGGTTTGCTGGGCACCATTTTTCCTACACCTCATCCTGATTATTTCTTGCCCATCCAACGCCTATTGCATTTGCTACACCTCTTACTTTAACACCTACCTGGTCCTAATGATGTGTAATTCGGTGATTGACCCAATCATTTATGCGTTCCGCAGCCTAGAGATGCGCAAAACGTTCAAAGAAATTATATGTTGCTATGGTATGAGTTTTATAAAGTGA